The Benincasa hispida cultivar B227 chromosome 9, ASM972705v1, whole genome shotgun sequence genome has a segment encoding these proteins:
- the LOC120084478 gene encoding uncharacterized protein LOC120084478, whose amino-acid sequence MGSESISHKHHYDISMSKRTRKPAKIQDELQNLALNNDDLNVIGEGDRFESPATKGFEIENDRKSLEQLINGEGKEETRSDEGNRGRNSLGQHFSKEEINNLQIVKKQHQDGLQGVKLKKVVGKFLRNLIKGGGDQHQLMKKPIRKKPFL is encoded by the coding sequence ATGGGGAGTGAAAGCATATCTCATAAACACCATTATGATATCTCCATGTCAAAGAGAACAAGAAAGCCAGCCAAAATCCAAGATGAACTTCAAAATCTTGCACTGAACAATGACGATCTTAATGTCATCGGTGAAGGAGATCGATTCGAGAGCCCTGCAACGAAAGGGTTCGAGATCGAGAACGATCGTAAAAGCTTAGAACAACTCATCAATGGCGAAGGGAAGGAGGAAACGAGGTCAGACGAGGGCAACCGAGGAAGGAACTCGCTCGGTCAACACTTTAGTAAAGAAGAGATCAACAATCTTCAAATTGTGAAGAAACAACATCAAGATGGATTACAAGGAGTGAAGCTGAAAAAAGTGGTTGGAAAATTTTTGAGAAATTTGATCAAAGGTGGTGGTGATCAACACCAGCTGATGAAGAAGCCAATTAGAAAAAAgccttttctctaa